From the Limosilactobacillus panis genome, one window contains:
- a CDS encoding cold-shock protein, with protein sequence MLKGKVKSFDEQKGWGFITVPHEGDIFVHYSGIEGTRRRVLQAGEDVSLVIVQGHKGPQAAHIKVIS encoded by the coding sequence ATGCTTAAAGGAAAAGTCAAAAGTTTTGATGAACAAAAGGGGTGGGGATTCATTACCGTCCCCCACGAAGGAGATATCTTTGTTCATTACAGTGGTATTGAGGGTACCAGGCGCCGGGTCCTTCAGGCCGGTGAAGATGTTTCACTGGTGATTGTTCAGGGACATAAGGGCCCGCAAGCCGCCCACATTAAAGTAATTAGCTAG
- a CDS encoding NUDIX hydrolase produces the protein MDFTEKPLSSKEVFNGHLINVEVQQVKTPEGNIAQREIVHHAPAVAILAITSDNKMLLEKQWRAPIGKTTLEIPAGKVDFRDQASADHAARRELNEETRLQAGKLEKLSSFYTSVGCMDEYMTLYLATELSPVVNALPKDQDEELVVRKVSLDEAQAMIASGEIEDAKTIMAIYYWQGMKSNG, from the coding sequence ATGGATTTTACGGAAAAACCGCTTAGTAGCAAAGAGGTATTTAACGGCCACCTGATCAACGTTGAAGTTCAACAGGTAAAAACCCCTGAGGGCAACATCGCCCAACGAGAAATTGTTCACCACGCACCAGCTGTGGCTATTTTGGCTATCACTAGTGATAATAAGATGTTGTTGGAAAAACAGTGGCGGGCCCCGATTGGGAAGACAACCTTGGAAATTCCGGCTGGGAAGGTTGATTTCCGGGACCAGGCAAGTGCGGACCATGCTGCAAGACGGGAATTGAACGAAGAAACCCGTCTTCAGGCCGGTAAACTAGAGAAGCTTTCTAGCTTCTATACTTCGGTTGGGTGCATGGACGAATACATGACCCTGTATTTGGCAACCGAACTGTCACCAGTTGTAAACGCCCTTCCCAAAGATCAAGACGAAGAGTTAGTGGTAAGAAAAGTTAGTTTGGATGAAGCACAAGCGATGATTGCTTCCGGTGAAATTGAAGATGCTAAGACAATTATGGCCATTTATTATTGGCAGGGAATGAAGTCCAATGGATAA
- a CDS encoding 5'-methylthioadenosine/adenosylhomocysteine nucleosidase — translation MRFGIICAMPEEIKELKAQLVGGVAKRIGGKDYFMGQISGQDVVLVESGIGKVEAGITTEHLITDCHADVVINSGSAGGIGQGLHVGDVVISTATAYHDVDATAFNYKYGQLPGKEPRFIASKEWGAALKGAGQKTGLNVKQGLIVSGDQFIASKKAIDQILTHFPDALSSEMEGAAVGQVATDHDVPYVVVRAMSDTGDEDAGVSFDDFIVDAGKRSAKMLLQLFADRAAQ, via the coding sequence ATGCGTTTTGGAATTATCTGTGCGATGCCAGAGGAAATCAAGGAATTAAAGGCCCAGTTGGTTGGTGGTGTTGCCAAAAGAATCGGTGGCAAGGATTACTTCATGGGACAGATTAGCGGTCAAGATGTTGTTCTTGTAGAATCCGGAATTGGTAAGGTTGAGGCCGGAATTACAACTGAACACCTAATTACGGACTGCCATGCTGACGTGGTGATCAACTCAGGCTCTGCCGGTGGAATCGGCCAGGGGCTCCACGTGGGGGATGTTGTGATTTCTACGGCAACCGCCTACCATGATGTTGACGCCACGGCGTTTAACTACAAGTACGGCCAGCTTCCGGGTAAGGAACCCCGCTTTATAGCCTCAAAAGAGTGGGGGGCAGCACTGAAGGGAGCCGGTCAAAAGACTGGCTTGAATGTCAAGCAAGGCTTGATTGTTTCCGGCGACCAGTTCATCGCCAGTAAAAAAGCAATTGACCAAATCCTTACCCACTTCCCCGATGCCCTCTCCAGTGAAATGGAAGGGGCTGCGGTCGGTCAAGTTGCTACTGACCATGACGTCCCGTACGTTGTCGTCCGGGCAATGTCTGATACTGGCGATGAGGATGCCGGCGTCAGCTTTGATGACTTTATTGTTGACGCAGGGAAGCGGTCAGCCAAGATGCTTTTGCAATTGTTTGCTGACCGGGCTGCACAGTGA
- a CDS encoding cysteine desulfurase family protein, translated as MNEIYLDNAATTPMTPEVIDEMTRQMKESWGNASTGYSYGRHAKLVMENSRHVIAQSINADDNEIVFTSGGTESDNTAIIQTAFARQKLGKHIITTAIEHEAVLKPLHFLEQHGFEVTYLPVDEDGNISLNDFKAALRDDTILVTVMMGNNEVGSRLPIHEIGEILKNHQAWFHTDAVQAYGLLPIDVKKDHIDLLSTSAHKLNGPKMMGFLYRREGISFPSFIKGGDQETKRRAGTENVPAIAAFAKAVAIDTPDEKQARQTRYYHFKKKIVQGLKDNHIPFAVNGQISPDNLNHVLNIWFKGISTYVMQTDLDLDGIAVSGGSACTAGSIEPSHVLTAMFGPDSPRISESIRISFGALNTDEDIDKLIAAIVKIVHKLNKLDKGAN; from the coding sequence GTGAACGAAATTTACCTCGATAATGCGGCAACGACGCCGATGACTCCGGAAGTCATCGATGAAATGACTAGACAGATGAAGGAATCATGGGGGAATGCGTCAACTGGATACTCCTACGGCCGGCACGCTAAGTTAGTGATGGAAAACAGTCGCCATGTAATTGCCCAGAGCATTAACGCCGATGATAACGAAATCGTGTTTACCAGCGGGGGAACGGAAAGTGACAATACCGCCATCATTCAGACCGCCTTTGCGCGACAAAAACTGGGAAAACACATCATCACAACGGCTATTGAACATGAGGCAGTTCTCAAGCCATTGCATTTTCTTGAACAACACGGCTTTGAGGTAACCTACCTTCCCGTTGATGAGGATGGTAATATTTCCCTGAATGATTTTAAAGCGGCGCTTCGCGATGACACGATTCTCGTTACAGTCATGATGGGGAACAATGAGGTTGGTAGTCGGTTGCCAATTCATGAAATTGGTGAGATTTTAAAGAACCACCAGGCATGGTTCCACACCGATGCCGTTCAGGCTTATGGCCTGTTACCGATTGACGTAAAAAAGGACCACATTGACCTCTTATCAACCTCTGCTCACAAGTTAAACGGGCCGAAAATGATGGGCTTCCTGTACCGCCGCGAGGGAATCAGTTTTCCAAGCTTCATCAAGGGCGGGGACCAGGAAACTAAGCGTCGTGCAGGGACCGAAAACGTTCCTGCAATTGCGGCTTTTGCCAAGGCAGTGGCAATCGATACCCCAGATGAAAAACAAGCCCGGCAGACACGCTATTACCACTTCAAAAAGAAAATCGTGCAGGGACTTAAGGATAACCACATCCCCTTTGCCGTAAATGGCCAAATCAGTCCGGATAATCTAAACCACGTCCTGAATATCTGGTTCAAGGGCATCTCGACCTACGTCATGCAGACTGACTTGGATTTGGATGGCATTGCGGTCTCCGGTGGGTCTGCATGTACGGCGGGGAGCATCGAACCGTCCCATGTCTTGACAGCAATGTTTGGCCCTGATAGTCCGCGGATTAGTGAATCAATCCGGATTAGTTTTGGGGCACTGAACACGGATGAGGATATTGATAAGCTAATTGCAGCAATTGTCAAAATTGTTCATAAGCTTAACAAGCTTGATAAGGGGGCAAATTAA
- a CDS encoding DUF1831 domain-containing protein translates to MDFAKRVKVPGDQTTYSLSPEVKRYTLIDLGFEETKRGNFEYKGSLDTDNPFKPVARLRILINVELTGFKMETVTGNGARRINIFNHQRSAEFVEQYHFILDEMLKRNVFKSEGQK, encoded by the coding sequence GTGGATTTTGCTAAAAGGGTTAAGGTACCGGGGGACCAGACAACGTATTCGTTAAGCCCAGAAGTCAAGCGGTACACCCTGATTGACCTCGGGTTTGAAGAAACCAAGCGGGGTAACTTCGAGTACAAGGGGAGTCTTGATACTGATAACCCCTTTAAGCCGGTGGCCCGGCTTCGAATTTTAATTAATGTCGAACTGACGGGGTTCAAGATGGAAACCGTTACTGGTAACGGGGCACGGAGAATCAATATCTTTAACCACCAACGGTCAGCAGAATTTGTTGAGCAATATCACTTTATTTTAGATGAAATGCTCAAAAGAAACGTATTTAAAAGTGAGGGACAAAAATAG
- the mnmA gene encoding tRNA 2-thiouridine(34) synthase MnmA, whose amino-acid sequence MTDHSHTRVVVGMSGGVDSSVTALLLKRQGYDVVGVFMKNWDDTDENGVCTATEDYKDVAKVAAKIGIPYYSVNFEKEYWDRVFKYFIAEYKKGRTPNPDVICNKEIKFKAFIDYANQLGADYVATGHYADLKRDADGRMHLMRAKDQHKDQTYFLSQLDYHQLDKVMFPLANYTKPEIRQIAKEAGLATADKKDSVGICFIGEDGHFREFLSQYIPAQPGNMETVDGQVVGQHMGLMYYTIGQRRGLGLGGNKKSNEPWFVIGKDIKKNILYVGQGYHNEHLYATHLEASDIHWVDDVVSRYGHDFHCTAKFRYRQKDVGVTAHIAEDGQHVTVEFDDPARAITPGQAVVFYDGQECLGSAIIDRAYNNERQLQYV is encoded by the coding sequence ATGACTGACCACAGTCATACTCGTGTCGTTGTCGGGATGAGTGGGGGTGTCGACTCTTCAGTGACCGCGCTGTTGTTAAAGCGGCAAGGCTATGATGTCGTTGGCGTTTTCATGAAAAACTGGGACGATACGGACGAAAACGGTGTCTGTACCGCGACTGAAGACTATAAGGACGTCGCCAAGGTAGCGGCCAAGATTGGTATTCCTTACTACTCGGTTAACTTCGAGAAGGAATATTGGGACCGGGTCTTTAAGTACTTCATCGCAGAATACAAAAAGGGACGGACGCCCAATCCAGACGTTATTTGCAACAAGGAGATCAAGTTCAAGGCCTTCATCGACTATGCTAACCAGTTGGGTGCAGACTACGTGGCTACCGGTCACTATGCCGATTTAAAGCGGGATGCCGATGGACGGATGCACTTGATGCGGGCAAAGGACCAGCATAAGGATCAGACCTACTTCTTAAGTCAGCTGGACTACCACCAACTGGATAAGGTGATGTTTCCCCTGGCTAATTACACTAAGCCGGAGATTCGTCAGATTGCCAAGGAAGCCGGCCTGGCCACGGCGGATAAAAAGGACTCCGTTGGAATCTGCTTCATTGGTGAAGACGGCCATTTCCGTGAGTTCTTGAGTCAGTATATTCCCGCCCAGCCAGGAAACATGGAGACCGTTGATGGCCAAGTTGTTGGCCAACACATGGGATTAATGTACTACACGATTGGTCAACGCCGGGGCCTCGGCCTGGGGGGTAATAAGAAGAGCAACGAGCCTTGGTTTGTGATTGGCAAGGATATTAAGAAGAATATCCTCTACGTCGGTCAGGGCTACCACAATGAGCACCTCTATGCCACCCACCTGGAAGCCAGTGATATCCACTGGGTTGACGATGTTGTCAGCCGTTATGGACATGACTTCCACTGCACGGCAAAGTTTCGCTACCGGCAAAAAGATGTCGGCGTAACTGCCCACATCGCTGAAGATGGCCAGCATGTGACGGTTGAATTTGATGACCCAGCGCGGGCAATCACCCCGGGACAAGCGGTTGTCTTCTATGATGGTCAAGAGTGTCTGGGGAGCGCTATTATTGACCGGGCATACAACAATGAACGGCAGTTACAGTACGTTTAA
- a CDS encoding histidine phosphatase family protein: protein MTKVYLIRHGKTEWNLESRYQGGHGDSPLLKTSYQEIELLAQSLKKVAFAHAYASPLRRARVTAQKLISHLDQPIPLTIDSRLMEFNLGKMEGMHFDDVAKKWPDELNNFRHHPDRYNEAVTGSESFQQVIDRVGSAVKEFCRVNPEANILIVSHGAALNATINALIGTPLPHLKDRGGLSNTSTTILKTDDAEHFTLEKWNDTTYLHKTKVDPTDTI from the coding sequence ATGACAAAAGTTTATCTAATTCGACATGGAAAAACAGAATGGAATCTTGAATCCCGCTACCAGGGGGGCCATGGCGATTCACCACTTTTAAAGACAAGTTACCAGGAAATTGAACTGCTTGCCCAATCCCTAAAGAAGGTGGCCTTTGCCCATGCATATGCGAGCCCCTTACGGCGGGCACGGGTAACCGCACAAAAATTAATTAGTCACCTTGATCAACCAATTCCGTTAACGATTGATAGCCGCCTGATGGAGTTTAATCTGGGAAAAATGGAAGGAATGCACTTCGATGACGTTGCTAAGAAGTGGCCAGACGAGCTAAATAATTTCCGCCATCATCCTGACCGTTATAATGAAGCAGTCACGGGCAGTGAAAGTTTCCAGCAGGTGATAGACCGGGTGGGCTCAGCTGTTAAAGAGTTTTGTCGTGTTAATCCGGAAGCCAACATCCTAATTGTTTCACACGGGGCCGCATTGAACGCCACAATAAACGCCTTGATTGGGACCCCCCTTCCGCATTTAAAGGATCGGGGTGGGTTGAGTAATACCTCAACAACTATTTTAAAGACGGATGATGCCGAACACTTCACACTTGAGAAGTGGAATGATACAACTTATCTGCATAAGACCAAGGTCGATCCAACTGATACAATCTAG
- a CDS encoding tetratricopeptide repeat protein, giving the protein MTEKNELKQSEKRETEKLVHKLIQAIDEHPEKVNNYYDLGSLLTRLNDYEQAEELFMKALGIFEAKKDQSAINLLNYGLGNLYYEVGKPNAAIKLYNKIDDDKLKADSYLMLAQSYMKKGQHKQAVAYGLTAHELRAQDPEINQVIGDSLLALGEFAEAKKYYDAILKRHPGRADTQFNRGLVAMVLGEPYTDYLTQAKQLNPTYYQKSEQRLADIEKTLQKTQSKKNK; this is encoded by the coding sequence ATGACAGAGAAGAATGAGTTAAAGCAAAGTGAAAAACGGGAAACGGAAAAGTTAGTCCACAAACTGATTCAAGCAATTGATGAACATCCAGAAAAGGTAAATAACTACTATGATCTCGGTTCTTTACTGACCCGCTTAAATGACTATGAACAGGCTGAAGAACTGTTTATGAAGGCCCTTGGGATTTTTGAGGCTAAAAAGGATCAGTCCGCAATCAACCTGTTAAACTACGGACTTGGTAACCTTTACTACGAAGTGGGAAAGCCAAATGCGGCGATTAAGCTTTACAATAAGATCGATGATGACAAGCTAAAGGCGGACTCATACCTGATGCTTGCGCAAAGTTATATGAAAAAGGGGCAGCATAAGCAGGCAGTTGCTTACGGCTTAACGGCTCATGAGTTACGGGCTCAGGATCCGGAAATCAACCAGGTCATTGGTGATTCCCTATTGGCCCTTGGTGAATTTGCGGAGGCTAAAAAATACTATGACGCCATTTTGAAACGTCATCCTGGCCGTGCAGATACCCAGTTCAACCGGGGACTGGTCGCAATGGTGCTGGGCGAACCTTACACGGACTACTTAACGCAGGCTAAACAGTTAAACCCAACTTATTACCAAAAGAGTGAACAACGGTTAGCGGATATTGAAAAGACGCTCCAAAAAACACAATCAAAAAAGAATAAATAG
- a CDS encoding ATP-dependent RecD-like DNA helicase has translation MATEMDLFKTPQEPSFFVGQVQSEIFTSPDSFYKVLAVSVEDANFDWDENEITVTGSFGDLSDDQTYRFEGQLVEHPRYGWQFQAKSYHVNRPTSRGGLVEFLASKQFPGVGQKTAEKVVDALGTNAIDKINADPHVLDPLNLRKAVRDSLVENLQANQGLDQVIIGLNDFGFGSNLISSIVDRYGEDALQVIKENPYQLAADIDGISFKRADQVAAKLGIAGNDPRRINAAVVQSLDDLTMATGDTYTSIKPLLANSLQLLNGDGRSADSNIVADQIVAMEKKHQINYEDDHLYPTSLYRAEYQIADHLQRLMGTGEERIADETIMATLKRTEEETGIKYDRVQVQAVETALNNKVMLLTGGPGTGKTTIIRAIVECYAKVHQLSLEVNDYKGKVFPILLAAPTGRAAKRMSDTTDLPASTIHRLLGLNGREMPTDISARDLKGSLLIVDEMSMVDTLLFKTLIQAVPTAMHVVLVGDKDQLPSVGPGQVFHDLLSFKELPKIELVDIHRQAADSTIIPLAHAIKEGHLPADLMAKKADRSFIPCRAGQVPDVVHQIIEKSEERGYSSADVQILAPMYRGMAGVDNLNELAQDVYNPASQSKQSVEYRGQTFRVGDKVLQLVNSPENNVFNGDIGKIVAIEGTEKGQKNPNMTIDFDGNEVKYSRMEWNQLQLAYAISIHKSQGSQFKMVLLPVVRQFSRMLQRNLIYTAITRAADKLIMMGEAQAMAMAVRNVGTNRQTTLLQRLNEKWHKQPTAGDVQSTSPTTSGETVLTPALIEQGTIDPLIGMDGLRPSDL, from the coding sequence ATGGCAACAGAAATGGATTTATTTAAGACGCCACAGGAGCCGTCTTTTTTTGTTGGTCAGGTTCAATCCGAGATTTTTACTAGCCCGGATTCTTTTTATAAAGTGTTGGCGGTCTCTGTGGAAGACGCTAACTTTGATTGGGACGAAAACGAGATCACGGTAACGGGGAGCTTCGGTGACCTGAGTGATGACCAGACTTATCGTTTTGAGGGCCAACTTGTTGAACATCCCCGTTATGGTTGGCAGTTTCAGGCTAAGTCTTACCACGTTAACCGGCCGACCAGTCGAGGGGGCCTGGTGGAATTTCTGGCCAGCAAGCAGTTCCCGGGTGTCGGACAAAAGACGGCCGAAAAAGTGGTCGACGCCCTGGGTACTAACGCCATTGACAAGATTAACGCTGATCCCCATGTCTTAGATCCCCTAAACCTTCGCAAGGCTGTCCGTGATTCACTGGTTGAAAACCTCCAGGCAAACCAGGGGCTTGACCAAGTAATAATTGGCCTTAATGACTTTGGCTTCGGAAGCAACCTGATTTCTTCTATTGTCGATCGCTATGGTGAGGATGCCCTCCAGGTGATTAAGGAGAATCCCTACCAGCTTGCGGCGGATATTGATGGAATCAGCTTCAAGCGGGCTGACCAAGTTGCTGCCAAATTAGGGATTGCCGGCAACGACCCCCGCCGAATCAACGCAGCGGTTGTCCAGTCCTTAGACGACCTCACGATGGCCACGGGAGACACTTACACCAGTATCAAGCCCCTTCTCGCTAACAGCCTTCAGCTCCTCAATGGAGATGGTCGGTCGGCGGACAGTAATATCGTTGCTGATCAGATTGTTGCAATGGAGAAAAAGCACCAAATTAACTATGAGGATGACCACCTGTACCCGACTAGTCTCTACCGGGCTGAATACCAGATTGCTGATCACTTACAGCGCTTGATGGGCACGGGTGAAGAACGGATTGCCGATGAGACAATCATGGCAACGCTGAAACGGACCGAGGAGGAAACGGGCATCAAATATGACCGGGTCCAGGTCCAGGCCGTGGAGACCGCCCTAAACAATAAGGTCATGTTGTTGACCGGAGGCCCAGGTACAGGAAAGACGACCATTATCCGGGCAATCGTTGAATGCTATGCCAAGGTTCACCAACTGTCTTTGGAGGTCAATGATTACAAGGGAAAGGTCTTTCCCATCCTTCTTGCCGCACCGACTGGCCGTGCTGCTAAGCGGATGAGTGATACTACCGACCTGCCGGCAAGTACAATTCACCGGTTGCTGGGATTGAATGGTCGGGAAATGCCAACGGATATCAGTGCCCGTGATTTGAAGGGTTCCTTGCTGATTGTTGACGAGATGTCGATGGTGGACACCCTCCTGTTTAAAACGTTAATTCAAGCGGTTCCAACCGCGATGCACGTTGTCCTAGTGGGTGATAAGGACCAGCTACCGTCAGTGGGCCCGGGACAGGTATTCCATGACCTCCTGTCCTTTAAGGAGTTACCCAAGATTGAGCTGGTCGATATTCACCGCCAAGCGGCCGATTCGACAATCATTCCACTTGCTCACGCAATTAAGGAAGGACACTTACCCGCTGATTTGATGGCCAAGAAGGCGGACCGGTCCTTCATTCCCTGCCGTGCGGGTCAGGTTCCGGACGTCGTTCATCAGATTATTGAAAAGAGTGAGGAACGGGGCTATTCATCTGCAGATGTGCAGATCTTGGCACCAATGTATCGGGGGATGGCTGGTGTGGATAACTTAAATGAGCTTGCTCAGGATGTCTATAATCCCGCTAGTCAATCTAAACAATCGGTTGAGTACCGGGGGCAGACCTTCCGGGTTGGTGACAAGGTCTTGCAACTGGTCAATAGTCCAGAGAACAATGTTTTTAACGGGGATATTGGTAAGATTGTTGCCATTGAAGGCACGGAAAAGGGGCAAAAGAACCCGAATATGACGATTGACTTTGACGGGAACGAGGTTAAATATTCCCGGATGGAATGGAACCAGCTACAGTTAGCTTACGCAATTTCAATTCATAAGTCGCAGGGGAGCCAGTTTAAGATGGTTCTGTTACCGGTGGTGCGTCAGTTCAGCCGGATGTTACAGCGAAACCTGATTTACACCGCGATTACACGGGCGGCTGATAAGCTGATCATGATGGGTGAGGCCCAAGCAATGGCAATGGCGGTCCGCAATGTTGGTACTAATCGCCAAACGACCCTGCTGCAACGGTTAAATGAAAAGTGGCATAAACAGCCAACGGCAGGGGATGTTCAATCAACTTCACCAACGACTAGCGGAGAAACGGTCTTAACACCGGCACTAATTGAGCAAGGCACGATTGACCCGCTGATTGGCATGGATGGGCTCCGTCCGTCTGACCTTTAA